From the Leucoraja erinacea ecotype New England unplaced genomic scaffold, Leri_hhj_1 Leri_78S, whole genome shotgun sequence genome, the window gagagggagagggagggggagaggagcaggCTGAGGCCTAGCAGCAGGGGGCTGGGCCATGCCAGGCTGCTGCAGGAGATGAGGCCCATCTGCAGGGCGTAGTGACGTGCCACATCCTGGTTGGGGTTGGGCTTGAGGCCGGCCTTGAACCAGAGGGACATGCAGAGACCACTGCCCCGCGGGTGATCTGTCCAACGGAACGAGTTGCTCCACACCTTCTCACACAGGTCCCTCGCGGTGGGGAACACATCGCCAAACGGCCGGCACTCGGAGCCCACTGGGCACTGGTTGATGCCTGGGGAGAGATACAGGGGAGACACgtcagggggagagagacacagagagagagagagacacagagagagagagagacgcacacactaagatagtgccatagagggagtgcagagacggttcaccagactgattcctgggatgtcaggactgtctgatgaagaaagactggatagacttggtttatactctctagcatttaggagattgagaggggatcttatagaaacgtacaaaattcttaaggggttggacaggctagatgcaggaagattgctcccgatgttggggaagtccaggacaaggggtcacagcttaaggataagggggaaatcctttaaaaccgagatgagaacaactttttttcacacagagggtggtgaatctctggaattctctgccgcagagggtagtcgaggccagttcattggctatatttaagagggagttagatgtggcccttgtggctaaggggatcagagggtatggagagaaggcaggtacgggatactgagttggatgatcagccatgatcatattgaatggcggtgcaggctcgaatggcctactcctgcacctaatttctatgtttctaagataggcagagagacagacacaaagagatagagagagagacacaaactTAGACACAacagagaggcacacacacacacacacacacagacacacacacacacacacacacacacacacacacacacacacacacacacacaccacacccctggcccatatctctctaaatcttttctatccatatatAACACTTacacaagatcatccctcagcctcctgtatcCCAAGGACCTCCAATCCTGGCAACACTGTGCAAATCTTCTCAGCGCCCTCTGCAGCCCACAACATCAGGATGTGCAACACCAAACACAAATCTCCAAAcatagcctcaccaacgtcttggacAATTGCAACATAACTATCCCACCacactccacccgaaacgtcacccattgcttctctccagaaatgccgcctgtcccgctgagctaatccagatttttgtgtctatcctcagtttaaaccagcatctgcggttccttctgacACTCTCAATaacgactgatgaaggccaatgtgccaaaagccttcttatcacctatccatgttccccacagatgctgcctgacccgctgagttactccagcactctgtgaaacgtcacctatccatgttctccacagatactgcctgacccgctgagttactccagcactctgtgaaacgtcacctatccatgttctccacagatgctgcctgacccgccgagttactccagcactctgtgaaacgtcacctatccatgttctccacagatgctgcctgacccactgagttactccagcactatatgaagcgtcacctatccatgttctccacagatgctgcctgacccgctgagttactccagcactttgtgaaacgtcacctatccatgttctccacagatgctgcctgacccgctgagttactcaggcgcTTAGTCATAgggaggcatagagtgatacagtgtggaaacaggccattcggcccgacttgccttCACCTGCCAATGTGCCACCACtctgtctacctgtgacaccactttcagggaactttgtgcctgtactcctagatccctctgctctacaacactccccaggcactgaccttcaatagacaataggtgcaggagtaggccattcggcccttcgagccagcaccaccattcaatgtgatcgtggctgatcatccccaatcagtaccccgttcctgccttctccccatatcccctgactccgctatcattaagagccctgtctagccctctcttgaaagcatccagagaagtgtGTAGTGGGGTCTCACCAAAGACTTCAgacttttagacttcagagatattgtgggcgggtggtcacggtggcgcagcggtagttactgtcgtacagcaaaatgcagtgccagagaccagagttcgatcgcggctacgggtgctgtctgtacggagtttgcacgttctccccgtgacctgcgtgggttttctccgggtgctccggtttcctcccacattccaaagacgtgcgggtttgtgggttaatcggcttggtgtaaatgtaaaattgtccaagttggcgatatgcagcgtactgccctgccgactacaaaatccAGAAGGTtccgtgcagaaacaggcccttcggcccactgagtccatgctgaccagcatccaccctgtacacgaacactatctaacactagggacaatttacaattttaccgaattgCCAATTCACGTGCAAATGTGCGCgttttcggagtgtgggaggaaaccggagcacccggagaaaacccacgcaggtcacggggagagaacgtgcaaactccgtacagacagcacccatagtcgggatggaaaccgggtctctggtgctgtgaggcagcgactctaccgctgcgccaccgtggcaacCCTTGAACAGGTACCCCTGCCCATGGGGGATGGGGCATCGATGGGCAGAGACACTCACCTGAGGTCCAGTTCCAGCCCTTCGCCCAGTTGGATTTGCAGGTGCGGTCGTCCCAGCAATCCTCCCACCACTCCTCGCAGTCCGTCTTGCAGATCGGCACGCCAACGACACGCTCCTTACGCCACGACCGAACCACCTGCAGCACAGACAGAGAATGACGCACACTGTCCCTGGGGAACActagagagagacgcacactgtCCCATGGGGGACACTAGACAGAGACGCACACTGTCCCACGGGGGACACTACAGAGAGACGCACACTGTCCCATGGGGGACACTAGACAGAGACGCACACTGTCCCACGGGGGACACTACAGAGAGACGCACACTGTCCCATGGGGGACactagagagagacacacactgtcCCTGGGGGACactagagagagacacacactgtcCCTGGGGGACactagagagagacacacactgtcCCTGGGGGACactagagagagacacacactgtcCCATGGGGGACactagacagagacacacactgtCCTATGGGGGACActagagagagacgcacactgtCCCGTGGGGAACactagagagagacacacactgtcCCATGGGGGACactagagagagacacacacactgtccctggGGGACACTAGCCAGAGACGCACACACTATCCCATGGGGGACACTAGCCAGAGACGCACCCTGTCCTATGGGGGACCctagagagagacgcacactgtCCTATGGGGGactacagagagacacacactagagagagacgcacactgtCCTATGGGGGACactagagagagacacacactgtcCCATGGGGGACactagagagagacacacactgtcCTATGGGGGACActagagagagacgcacactgtCCCGTGGGGTCCCTGGGGGACACTAGACAGAGACGCACACTGTCCCGTGGGGGACACTAGAGAGTGACGCAAACTGTCCCTGGGGGACACTAGACAGAGACGCACACTGTCCCTGGGGGAcaccagagagagacacacactgtcCCTGGGGGACActagagagagacgcacactgtCCCATGGGGGACactagagagagacacacactgtcCTATGGGGAACactagagagagacacacactgtcCTATGGGGGACactagagagagacacacactgtcCCATGGGGGACactagagagacacacacactgtCCTATGGGGGACACTAGACAGAGACGCACACTGTCCTATGGGGGACACTAGAGAGAGACGCACGATCTATGACACTATCCctgggatagcggagtcaggggatatggggagaaggcaggaacggggtactgattggggatgatcagccatgatcacattgaatggcagtgctggctcgagggggtgCCGGATACAACGGGGGGGGCTCCCAGTGTGAACATGTGGCAGGCAGGTGTCCTGTCTCTGATAAACTACATATCACACGATATATCCATGCatggacagagacacacacagtcacgcacacactcgtacagacacgcacacacactgacgtactcatacacacaaacacgctcacacagacacgcacatgcACTCAGACAGCAGACACGCAGGGTcgtagacactcacacacacacacacacatagacacaccgCAGACACGGGCACACACAATCACGTACACGCTGACACacaaacgcgcacacacacagacacacacattcacatacacaaatacagacacacatacaccgacacacacacacacacagacacatcagTCACTCGAGGGGTCAGACACACAGTTCAGTGtcgtttcttgtcacatgtacggaggtacagGGAGTGGATTTTGAcaagagtgaagctccctctctctcccccgtcccGTCACACAGGCGCTGAGCTCACCTGTTGGATCCAGGGGCCCAGGTTGGGCGAACACTCGTACAAACAGGTGTCCTGGATGAAGTGCCGTTTACATTTCTCCGTCATGGTGCCACAGTGATTCCAGTTGAAGTTGTAGAGGTGCGACTGGTCATTGTGTGCGTGCACGCTGGTGTTGGCTGTACAACAAGCATTGTCTCTCCATGGCTCacactgcagagagagagagagagagagagagagagagagagggaaagagagagagagtgggaaagagagagagagacagacggagACAGGGGAAAGAGACAGGGGGAGACGAGACAGacggagacagggggagagggggagaggggggagagggggagagggggagagggagggggaggacatTGGATATTGGTCTCAGTTTATTAATCATACCACACATAAGAAAATATCAAGccatacaatagacaacaggtgcaggagtaggccattcggcccttcgagccagcaccgccattcaatgtgatcatggcaggactgtcctatgctgagagaatgggcttgtacactctggaatttagatgagagggggtcttatagaaatatataagattattaagggttcggacacgctagaggcaggaaacatgttcccgatgttgggggagtccagaaccaggggccacagtttaagaataaggggtaagccatttagaacagagacgaggaaacactttttctcacagagagtggtgagtctgtggaattctctgcctcagaggccgattctctggatactttcacgagagagctagatagggctcttaaagatagcggagtcaggggatatgggaagaagacaggaacggggtactgattgggaatgatcagccatgatcacattgaatggcggtgctggctcgaagggccgaatggcctactcctgcacctattgtctgttagtcagcatgcaacaaaagcttttcactgtacctcggtacacgtgacaataaactaagggtCTCTgaggaaaggtcacctattccttctctgtggTGATGccgtcctgacccgctgagttactccagctttgtgtgtcgaaTGTTGGAAAGGAGAAACACGCTGACACGCTGACTTGGCAAGAACTCAGGATCTCAAGGTCTCCGAGATTAACCGTGACGTCAAAcgataaggcatcgcccgcttgtACTCTCCAGGTATCTAATCAGTAGTTTTGTTACAACTGAGAAAAaagtgtcacacagagagtggtgaatctgtggaattctctgcctcagaaagtagttgaggcaaatgcATTAgttatattcaagagggagttagatgtggcccttgtggctaaagggatcagggggtatggagagagggcaggtacgggatactgagttggaaacatacaaacctagaaaataggtgcaggagtaggccattcggcccttcgagcctgcactgccattcaatatgatcatgactgatcatccaactcagtatcccgtacctgccttctctccataccccctgatccctttagccacaaggaccacatctaactccctcttaaatatagccaatgaactgtggcctcaactaccttctgtggcagagagttccagagattcaccactctctgtgtgtgaaacatgttttcctcatctcggtcctaaaagatttcccccttatccttaaactgtgaccccttgttctggacttccccaacatcgggaacaatcttcctgcatctagcctgtccaaccccttaagaatgttgtaagtttctataagatccctcctcaatcttctaaattctagcgagtacaagccgagtctatccagtctttcttcatatgaaagtcctgccatcccaggaatcagtctggtgaaccttctctgtactccctctatggcaagaatgtctttcttcaattaggagaccaaaactgcacacaataccccaggtgtggtctcaccaagaccctgtacaactgcagtagaacctccctgctcctgtactcaaatggatgatcagccatgagcatattgaatggtggtgcaggctcgaagggccgaaatgcctactcctgcacctattgtgtatgtttctatgttacaggagGCTGGGGCAAAGTTTACAATAGGGttgtgggtgtggggagggggcaggaacgGGGAGGAGAGGCATTCACTGCAGGATTCACGCTAAATCACGCACAGAGGTTCAGGGTCAttcagctttgtttagtttagagatacagcgcggaaacaggcccatcggcccaccgggtccgtgccgaccagcgatccccgcacactaacaccatcctacacacacacacactagggacaattcttacatttacaccgacaattcacctacaaacctgcacgtctttggagtgtgggaggaaaccgaagatcgtggagaaaacccacgcaggtcacggggagaacgtgcaaactccgcacagacagcactagtagccgggatcaaacccaggtgtctggcgctgtgaggcagtaactctaccgcagcaccaccgtgaccgcccttagtTTTAGGCTTCAAGGCTCTTCTTTCGCCCgactgtagtggggggggggggggggggggtctattttAGGGGTCAGACAAAACCTGGCAGgtgatggaggaaggaactgcagacgctggtttacatcgaagataagacacaaagtgctggagtaactcagcgggacaggcagggtcactggagagaaggagttggtGACCTttcggcccttcttcagacatcc encodes:
- the LOC129694771 gene encoding folate receptor alpha-like; this encodes MLELLLVTLPLALAAERDILNICMDAKHHKVKPGPEGRLYKQCEPWRDNACCTANTSVHAHNDQSHLYNFNWNHCGTMTEKCKRHFIQDTCLYECSPNLGPWIQQVVRSWRKERVVGVPICKTDCEEWWEDCWDDRTCKSNWAKGWNWTSGINQCPVGSECRPFGDVFPTARDLCEKVWSNSFRWTDHPRGSGLCMSLWFKAGLKPNPNQDVARHYALQMGLISCSSLAWPSPLLLGLSLLLSPSLSLSLYLS